From the Oryza glaberrima chromosome 5, OglaRS2, whole genome shotgun sequence genome, one window contains:
- the LOC127773396 gene encoding uncharacterized protein LOC127773396, with protein MKEMRAYLKKNSRIGKYLNLHPSSYRPMPSSETAAKRKQAPDALQFGRPTPKQTTSVASMLCKAPEEVDEDIHAKGPSQSTIEQCTRRYNGKQMVHQQIANLFSEFDIPFAAAHSRSFETMVQSIIQFGPGYKPPSHQDWWVPLLVGAKETTLGASGNMADLNESDDDIW; from the coding sequence ATGAAAGAGATGAGAGCATATCTGAAGAAGAATTCGAGAATTGGCAAATATCTCAACTTACACCCCTCCTCTTATCGGCCAATGCCAAGTTCTGAGACAGCTGCCAAAAGGAAACAAGCTCCTGACGCTCTTCAATTTGGACGACCAACCCCAAAACAAACAACATCTGTTGCTTCTATGCTTTGCAAGGCACCTGAAGAGGTTGACGAAGATATCCATGCCAAGGGGCCTTCTCAATCTACCATTGAGCAATGTACAAGGCGGTACAATGGAAAACAAATGGTCCATCAGCAAATAGCAAATTTGTTTTCTGAATTTGACATACCATTTGCTGCTGCGCACTCAAGGAGCTTTGAGACTATGGTTCAATCCATCATACAATTTGGACCTGGTTATAAGCCTCCTAGTCATCAGGATTGGTGGGTTCCGTTGCTTGTTGGGGCAAAGGAGACTACGTTGGGAGCCAGTGGTAATATGGCAGATTTGAATGAATCGGACGATGATATTTGGTAG
- the LOC127773394 gene encoding peroxisome biogenesis protein 2, which produces MADPETLPSPSASTDSSSPPPDAWAAEYRRLLPQWESMHDSSKIAIPISISRVNQFDAARLDVEMSAMLKEQLVKVFSLVKPGLLFQYEPELDAFLEFLIWRFSIWVDKPTPGNALMNLRYRDERAAPITGKEVRTGLEGPGLSVSQKVLYCISTVGGQYIWSRLQSFSAFRRWGDSEQRPLARRAWGLVQHAEGLYRASSFFNLLLFLYGARYKTIVERILKARLVYESPNMNRAVSFEYMNRQLVWNEFSEMLLLLLPLLNSSSVKKFLLPFSKDKSASSSGDEADCPICRSSPSIPFVALPCQHRYCYYCLQTRCAATSSYRCARCNEIVVAIQRQGSS; this is translated from the exons ATGGCGGATCCCGAAACCCTAccctctccctccgcctccactgactcgtcgtcgccaccaccggaTGCATGGGCCGCCGAGTACCGGAGACTCCTCCCTCAGTGGGAGTCAATGCATGATTCATCCAAG ATCGCTATCCCAATTTCAATATCTAGAGTTAACCAATTTGATGCTGCGAGGCTTGATGTCGAGATGTCCGCCATGTTGAAAGAGCAGTTAGTCAAAGTATTCTCTTTGGTGAAG CCAGGACTCCTGTTCCAATATGAGCCAGAATTAGATGCTTTCCTTGAGTTCCTCATATGGAGATTCTCAATATGGGTTGATAAGCCAACTCCTGGGAATGCGCTCATGAACCTGAGATATAGAGATGAACGGGCAGCGCCCATAACAGGAAAAGAAG TCAGAACAGGTTTGGAAGGACCTGGACTTTCAGTTTCTCAAAAGGTTTTGTATTGTATTAGCACTGTTGGTGGCCAATATATATGGTCCCGCTTGCAGTCTTTTTCTGCTTTCCGTCGATGGGGTGATTCTGAACAG AGACCACTAGCACGTCGCGCTTGGGGCTTGGTGCAGCATGCTGAAGGCTTATACAGAGCTTCTTCATTCTTTAaccttttgttatttctttatGGTGCAAG ATATAAAACTATTGTTGAAAGGATTCTGAAAGCAAGACTTGTTTATGAGAGCCCCAACATGAATAGGGCAGTAAGCTTTGAGTACATGAACCGGCAACTGGTTTGGAATGAATTTTCG GAAATGTTGCTTTTGCTTCTTCCCCTCTTAAACTCATCCTCAGTAAAGAAGTTTCTTCTACCTTTCTCCAAAGATAAATCAGCAAGTTCTTCTGGCGATGAAGCAGACTGCCCTATATGTCGCTCCAGTCCTAGCATTCCCTTCGTAGCTCTCCCATGTCAACACAG gTATTGCTATTACTGCCTGCAAACACGTTGTGCAGCCACAAGCTCGTATAGATGTGCAAGGTGTAATGAGATTGTTGTTGCAATTCAAAGACAAGGATCAAGTTAG
- the LOC127773395 gene encoding uncharacterized protein LOC127773395 isoform X1: MAEDSGAILRHISSLKDMLDKVNEEIEENIQKTREIESEIVKHSETEKEYIMKESELMKGVSIAEFELNGIIQVAAAETDSLKVMEGNLEFQKATLNGIRKRFSNKMEKFINESKGFQANMLGDLNKDLVLLLKEKGSLGDESENLKMKINAIESSSRDYFADILEELNMENSVLESELQYKISEYMDVMKDISNLKALFSSINS; encoded by the exons ATGGCGGAGGACTCCGGCGCCATCCTCCGCCACATATCCTCCCTCAAGGACATGCTTGACAAG GTCAACGAAGAGATTGAAGAGAATATTCAAAAGACAAGGGAAATAGAGTCAGAAATAGTGAAGCATTCTGAAACTGAAAAGGAGTATATCATGAAAGAGTCTGAACTAATGAAAGGGGTATCAATTGCTGAGTTTGAACTCAATGGCATTATACAAGTGGCTG CTGCTGAAACAGACTCACTTAAAGTGATGGAAGGCAATTTGGAATTCCAGAAAGCTACTCTGAATGGAATTAGGAAAAGATTTTCTAATAAAAT GGAAAAGTTCATCAATGAATCTAAGGGGTTCCAGGCTAACATGCTTGGAGATTTGAACAAGGATTTAGTTCTTTTACTTAAGGAGAAAGGTTCGCTAGGGGATGAGAGTGAGAACTTGAAAATGAAGATCAACGCAATAGAAAGTTCGTCACGTGATTACTTTGCTGACATTCTTGAGGAGCTAAATATGGAAAATTCAG TTTTGGAATCTGAATTACAGTATAAGATTTCAGAATACATGGATGTTATGAAGGATATAAGCAATCTGAAGGCTCTATTTAGTTCGATCAATTCTTAG
- the LOC127773395 gene encoding uncharacterized protein LOC127773395 isoform X3 has translation MAEDSGAILRHISSLKDMLDKVNEEIEENIQKTREIESEIVKHSETEKEYIMKESELMKGVSIAEFELNGIIQVAAAETDSLKVMEGNLEFQKATLNGIRKRFSNKMEKFINESKGFQANMLGDLNKDLVLLLKEKGSLGDESENLKMKINAIESSSRDYFADILEELNMENSV, from the exons ATGGCGGAGGACTCCGGCGCCATCCTCCGCCACATATCCTCCCTCAAGGACATGCTTGACAAG GTCAACGAAGAGATTGAAGAGAATATTCAAAAGACAAGGGAAATAGAGTCAGAAATAGTGAAGCATTCTGAAACTGAAAAGGAGTATATCATGAAAGAGTCTGAACTAATGAAAGGGGTATCAATTGCTGAGTTTGAACTCAATGGCATTATACAAGTGGCTG CTGCTGAAACAGACTCACTTAAAGTGATGGAAGGCAATTTGGAATTCCAGAAAGCTACTCTGAATGGAATTAGGAAAAGATTTTCTAATAAAAT GGAAAAGTTCATCAATGAATCTAAGGGGTTCCAGGCTAACATGCTTGGAGATTTGAACAAGGATTTAGTTCTTTTACTTAAGGAGAAAGGTTCGCTAGGGGATGAGAGTGAGAACTTGAAAATGAAGATCAACGCAATAGAAAGTTCGTCACGTGATTACTTTGCTGACATTCTTGAGGAGCTAAATATGGAAAATTCAG TTTAG
- the LOC127773395 gene encoding uncharacterized protein LOC127773395 isoform X2 → MAEDSGAILRHISSLKDMLDKVNEEIEENIQKTREIESEIVKHSETEKEYIMKESELMKGVSIAEFELNGIIQVAAAETDSLKVMEGNLEFQKATLNGIRKRFSNKMEKFINESKGFQANMLGDLNKDLVLLLKEKGSLGDESENLKMKINAIESSSRDYFADILEELNMENSGSSIF, encoded by the exons ATGGCGGAGGACTCCGGCGCCATCCTCCGCCACATATCCTCCCTCAAGGACATGCTTGACAAG GTCAACGAAGAGATTGAAGAGAATATTCAAAAGACAAGGGAAATAGAGTCAGAAATAGTGAAGCATTCTGAAACTGAAAAGGAGTATATCATGAAAGAGTCTGAACTAATGAAAGGGGTATCAATTGCTGAGTTTGAACTCAATGGCATTATACAAGTGGCTG CTGCTGAAACAGACTCACTTAAAGTGATGGAAGGCAATTTGGAATTCCAGAAAGCTACTCTGAATGGAATTAGGAAAAGATTTTCTAATAAAAT GGAAAAGTTCATCAATGAATCTAAGGGGTTCCAGGCTAACATGCTTGGAGATTTGAACAAGGATTTAGTTCTTTTACTTAAGGAGAAAGGTTCGCTAGGGGATGAGAGTGAGAACTTGAAAATGAAGATCAACGCAATAGAAAGTTCGTCACGTGATTACTTTGCTGACATTCTTGAGGAGCTAAATATGGAAAATTCAG GAAGCTCTATCTTTTGA